ATGCTGTATTGGTACCTGCCGGCTTGTCCATGGCTTCCCCGTAGAGTCTCTATGCAACTCTCATGACAGTGGGACAAGTTAACTTTCGATTTGTTTTTTGGCAGATATGGCGACTGTGTTCTGAAAAGGTTAAGTGACCAGTCCAAGCTTACACAGCCAGAGCCTCAAGGCTCAGGAGTCAAGCCTATCCCCAACCTATTCCTTTGGTCTGCGTAACTCTCAGCCTCTGCACCTCCCATCATGCCCTCTGCAAATAACGAGTGGAAGAGCTGTGTGCTGCACTGGTCAATGTCTTTACTTCTAGAGCGCACATCAAACTCACTGTATAGTAACATCAAAAGTGGCTGCCTAAAATGgagtcattcttttaaaaattccaaactCTCATATTTATATATGATCCAAAATGACATGAAATTAAGCTATACAATATTATGAATAGTATAACAAACAGCTTTTAGaatgcaaaaatgaaagaaaaaaaactagcaGTTAGGACTAGACTGTTATAAGCCTGAGTTCCAGTTTTTTGAGGCTTTGTGACTAAGAGTCAACCCAAGAGAAGTGCTAACCTCAGTCTCTGTGGACACAGGAGAGAACCTGGGCAGACAGAGCAGACGGATGTGGCCAGCTGGATTTTTTAAGATGAGGCGAGGTGGTATCTTCCTACCCATCTGGCCCTTGACTTGGGTAGTCATTCTTCTTTCAAGACTCATGGGTAGGGAGAGGGGGCTGAAAGGCATGGTCAGGGCTGGGTTCAGAATGATGATTGTGACAACAAAGGTCCTCCAGGCTCTTGAGGTGGCTCTGGCCGTCCAGTGATGGTGACTGACCATGTACCTAACAAGAATGCTGCCTACTGGGCTTCTTGATCCTTGTGTACCCATGTTTGCTACAGGAAGCAGACTGTGAGAAGCCAAAGACCTAGGGGGACTCTAGGGCTCAAAGGACAGCAGGTTGTTCTGGCAATGGAAGATCCTTAGGGCCTAAGGGCTCTGTGGGGTTAAGAGCCCATTCCTCACCCTGGCACCCAGGACTCCATCTGGCCCTCAGGCAGGGCTGGGACAAGCCTACGACTCTGAGCCCCACACACTTTGGTTCACACAATGGAGGAAAGGACCTGTTTATAGCTGCTGGGGAAACCATGggcttggtcttccttcctccccagcccagggatgaAGCTAGGAGTAAGAGGGACTAACAACCCTCCGCTTCAACAGCAGCAGCTCTGCTGTGCGCAATCACTCCCCTGCAGCTCAGAACCCCTCATGGGCAGGAAGGGGCGTCCACAGACTCAGGACTGCCCTTAGCACACAAGCTGCTTGTGTTCCTTTCCCTGTGGACAGCACTGGCTGACCTGAGGGTATCGTGGAATGTTTCTGCTTCCCCACCCTGATTGGGCCCCTAGTCTCCAAGCAGCCCATGCCCACAGACTCCTGCCCTACATATCTAGCTATCAGAAACTCGGGGTTGGGGCACATTTGTCCTAGCTGGGCAGTCAGAGGACTGTAGCTCTGGTCTATATTCTAAGTCCTCAGAACTGTCACAAAGcttgccttcccctcccccacccaaccGCCCAAAAAGAGCAACTTGAGAAGAAACTGTACTTACTTCTTCCCAAGCCATCTGCTTTCTAACTAGGCTAAAAGATCTGGGAAAATTGGGTTGGCATCCCCCATACCTGGGGCAGAGAGGCACCTGATTACAGGTAGAATTCAAGTTCCCTATAGATAAGGGGTGCAGCAGGTTCTCAGAAAGCAAGTCCTGTCATGAGGAAGAAGGTAATGGAATCGGGGTCTGGCCACAGTAGTTTGGCTCTTCCCACGGCCAGGCTGGTGCTGAGTACTGAACATGCACACCCTCCACCTGCCCAGGAGAGCCCTTTGGTCCTGACTCCTAAGCGGGGAGCTGGTTGACAGGCTTGCTGCCATGCAGCTGCAAGCAGGCAAGACTAGACAGGGCAGGAGGTGACGCCGCCAAGGCCTTAGGGCAAGCAGGCTGCCACCTGGTAGGCGCCCTCCGCGGCTGCAGCGGCAGCGCTGTGCTGGGCACTGTGCTCCTGTAGCAACGCCACATCCAGAAAGCGTTCGCCGCACCACACACACTTGAACTGCTGCTCTCGGGCGTGCACACCCTGGTGCTTGTTGAGATGCTCGCGCTGCTTGAAGGCTTTATCGCAGTTGGGGCACTTGTAGGGCTTCTCACCCGTGTGTACTCGGCGGTGGCGCTGCAGGTCTGAAGCGTACTTAAAGCGCTTCTCGCAGTCCGGACACTTGAGAGGCTTCTCCCGGGCCGGGTCACAGCGGTGCTGCACGAACTCCGAGGATGAAAAAAATCGGCGCTCACACAGGGTGCATCGAAGGGGCTTCTCGGCGGCAGCGCAGTGAGACAGCTGATGCTTCTGCAGGGCAGACGCCCGCTTGTAGGCCTTGTTACACACAGGGCACTTGAAGGGCCGCTCTGTGGAAGTTGGCAGGCACTTGTGCCGCAGCAGCTCAGCTGACTGGTCGAAGCCCTTCTGGCACACGGGGCACTTGAATAGAGTCTCCAGGGTGTGCACGTGCTGGTGGTAGAGCAGATGGCTGGGCTGTCCGAAGCCCTTCTCACACAGGCCGCACTTAAAGGGTTCTTCCGTCTTGTGTGTGCGCCGGTGGCGCATCAGTGCGTACTGCTGCTTGAAGCCCATGGGGCACAGGTCACACTTGAAGGGCCTCTCCGCACTGTGCGTGCGCTCATGTTGTCGCAGGTCCGACGGCCGCTTGAAGGCCTTCTGGCACTCGCCGCAGCGAAAGGGCCGCTCGCCGCTCGGGGTACAAGGGTGCTGCAGCAGTTCGGACGACTCTTTGAAATGCAGCTCGCACACGTTGCAGCGGAACAGGTGATGCTCGCCGGAATGGGCGTACATGTGGCGCACCAGGTGGGAGCGGTGCTTGAAGGTCTTCTCACAGACAGCGCACTTGTAGGGCCGCTCTGAGCTGTGTGTGCGCTTGTGGTGCACTAGGTGAGAGGACTGACTGAAACTCTTGTCACACAGCGTGCACTTATACGGCTTCTCTCCGGTGTGGATCCGCTCATGCCGGGAGAGCTCCGACAGGTGCTTGAAGGGCTTCTGGCAAATGGGGCAGCTATAGGGTTTTTCTGGCTGTTCCACAGGCGCTACATTAGCGGGTGGAGGTGCTGAGGGCAGCGATGGGGCGGTAGTGGTGGCTGGCTCGGCAGCCTCGGCTGGCTTGTAAGTCTTATCACAAATGGAGCACTTGACCATGCCAGTGTGGGAGCTGTGGTGCTGGGCCAGTGAGGTGAGCAGGGAGAAGCCCATTTTGCAAACACCACAGACAAAAGGCTTCTGCTCCGCCTGCACACACTGGTGCTCCAGAAGGTCGGTGGCCTGGTGGAATATCTTGAGACACTGCGTGCACTGAAACGAGCGGTCATGACCTGCCAGGCACTGATGCTCGTGTGGACTGGACAGGTGTGCCAGATCATGGCCACACACACCGCACTTGGGGCCTGGCTCCCCTGCCTGCAGGGGTGCATGCTGTGGGGGCTGCAGGCCTGGGTCAGGTTGCAGGAGAATGCCATACACAGCGCAGCCCAGTGGGTTCTCAGCCGTGCCTGGGGACAGCGTGTGTTCAGCCAGGGCTGGCGGTGGCTCTGCGTGGTGCTGAGGCTGTGGTGCCTGTGGCTGTTGTGGTTGAGTCTGTGGTGGCTGCTGCCAGCTTTCTGACATGCTTGGGAAGATGAAACTGGGTTTGGACAGTAATGGCTTCAGTTTCCCGCTTAAGGTGAACCTAACCCTGAGAGAGAAGCTACTGGGTCTCAGGAACAGGCAAGAACCTCACACAAGGCACAGAGGTCTTGTCAGATAGCCCTTGTCATTTAGCCAAGAAGATAGCCTACAGGACAGGGGGCTCTTCGAGACAGGGTCCCAGCAATGCCAAGAAGGCTCTGCCTTCCCCAGTAATCGGTTCTGTAGGGAAGAGAGACACAGTGAACTTGCGGCAGAAACAAGTgactcttcccttttcccttgcTGCCCCACTCACTACACAGACATAAGCTTCTTTAGGAGACGGAGACGCTCAGGGATCGAGCCCTGCTCCCTTCACCTGCTCTCAAAGAGGCAGCTCCTCTCCTCCATGCAAAGGGGAAGGGAGCTTTCTCCATACCCATTTTCTTCACTCCCTGTCCTGGGCAGGGCGTCCCAGCTTCCACAAACTCCCCTCTAGTTTCCATGTGGCCTACTCAGTCAGATGTCTCACAGAGTCTGGGGTGACCTGTCCTTAATGCCTGACAGCCCCTTTCACACTGACATGAGAGAACACCACTGATTAGAATCCAGAGGATCCTGATGGCTGAAGGAAGCCATGCCCCTGAGGTATGAGTCCTAAGGCAGATGGAATCTGGAAGCTAATGTTAAGGCAACAATACTAAGGATCACCTAAAAGCCCTCTCCTTTGAGGGAGTGGTCTATGTTCCTCTTCACCTGCACTCCAGGCCTTTCCTAGGGCACATGCTGCCACTCCAGTTTAACAGGATAAATGGCCTTGCAGGTGACCCGAACTCCTGGCAAGGAGGGTTAAATGACAGGTTTATAGACCCACTGATAGTGGAGCTCCTCCACGCTGAATTTCTGCACTCTAGTCATCTCCCAGAGGAACACAAACAGAAGTCCCACACCCTAAGTCTTTGAATGTCAAGGTGTAAGAAACTGTACTGTTTGCCTGAATTGTACAAGATAAGTCATGCCCTGGGTGTCTTTCCCTCCAAGTCCAAAATATTCACAGTAATCACTGCAAGATAAAAGCCCACCCAACCCactgccccgccccaccccagcAAATCTCTAATTCACCACTTTGAGGCAGTGTAAAGTATTCCCATTGAGAGGACTGATTTTGGAATCAAAAGCAGCCCCCTTTCCAGGTTCTCAGCTCATCTGCCGCTTAGATTTAAAAGTTTGCAAGTTTTCTCTAAGAGGAGGAACGTAGAGAATGCCCCCACAAGCCAGCCTGGCTTCTAACTGGTCTCTTAAAGAAACCTAAGAATCAAGCTAAAAGTTGTCATCCTCAGAATCTTCCGAGAAAGGACGGAATAAAGAGGCGGCTGCTTTGGGGTAGTACCTAGGAGTATCAACAACCAGCTACAGCCGGTCATTTTAGCGTTCCTAAGGTAGAGAGGAGAGGTGCATTGCACTGAACACTGTCTGATCTAGCTGTACTAATCCAACTTCGTGTTGTTTTTTCCTGGTATGAATGGCTGCCAGCCCCAGCGGCcgcccccactccccacctcctAAAGCAAACCCCACTGCCTATCCTGACCCTTCTCCAGGAAGAAGCCAGGAACACTCTCAGATCACTCCTCAAGGGCCGgaaagagaagtggggaggaaaCGCAAGGAGAAGCCCCCATCTGCGCCCCACCCTAGCCCTTTTTCCTCTCCGGGTAACCGAATGAAAGCTGATCACCTCCCATCAGGCCCAGCTGGGCTGCCTCCTGTCAGCTCTTGCTCCGGATGGCCCAGCCACTGCGTCCCGAAAAGGGGTGGTTCCAGCCGAGGAAGGCCCCAGAGCCTCAAACGGTCCCCGGGAAGCAACTGTGCTTTCAGGCCCAGCCTGGACCGcctcagagctcaggaggcaATCTCTGGGAGCAAGGGCTATCGGAATGGCCCCCAGATGCAGTCCCGGGTGCCCTGCCACTCACCTGCTCCAGGGGTCAGGCGCGGGGCAAGCGGAGACCAGCTGCTTTCTCTGCCACCTCTTTATTCCTGCTCCATCCGCCGCGGCGCGGCCTACGCGCCCTGCCAATCCCCGGCCTCGCGTAGCAGGGGCAGGCAACGCGGAATCGGGAGACAGGTTTGTGGCAGCCGGAACCGACGAATCGACCCGCGTACTAGCTAGCGGGACCGGGCAGCGGACGGACGGGCGAGCGGACAGACCGACGGGTCCTGCAGAGACCGGCGGACAGGCGGTCGGCGCGAGGCCCGGTAGGCGGGGCCGGGGGAGGAGCGGCAGTCGGGGCGGCGGCTGCTGAGGAGCCCGCGGCGCGGAGCGAGGCCGCCCCCTGTCGGGGACGCGCGACCCCGCCGGCCCAAGTCTGCGGGTACGGAGGGGCGGGGCTGGAGCCTTGGGATCCGCTTGTCGGAGCCTACAATCGCGGAGGAGCCGGGATCCTGCCCCGGCTCGCCGCAGCACCACCTGACTCTCCTGCAGCTGACGTGCCGCTCAGCTCGCTCTCAGGAGGGATCCTGGGACTCCAACTTTTTGCAAGTCTGGCAAGCGGACCCGCAGACCTGTGGAACCCGCACTGGGACACTGGGGCGACGGAGCGATCCAGAAAGCCGCCCACAATGTTTACCGCACAGGCAGTGGGCACAGTCCGTTCTACAGATCCGCTGGGCTTCGCCCGGGGTCGCCAGGCCCCGCCCCGAGGTGGAGCTACTCTAGGTCCCGCCCCAGAGAGCACTTCCGGCTCAGCGGAACTCGGGCCACCGGATCAGGTTGTCCGTGGACCGGACTTGTGGTCGAGGCCCCATGAGCGCGGCGCCCCTGGTGGGCTATAGCAGCAGCAGTTCGGAGGATGAAACGGAGGTTGTCGCCGCGGGGCGGAGCAAACCGGGGTCTGGACTCCACCGTTGGTGAGGAGTGAAGAATTTTTCTCTAACGCAGATTCTTTTGAAACCCCGTTGGGACCCTAGCGTCCCGGGTAATAAAGAGGGTGGGTCGATTCCccgggaagaaaaaaaagggactCAACACATCCTGGACAAAGCCCTAGAATGACACACACCCCACTTTGGCTAGGGCAAAGTTGGGAGTGAGAACACTGGTGAATTTTTCTCCTTTGGTGCATAACCATGTTTCTTCCAAGATGTTTCCTCATTTGAACACAATACAATAATAACCCAAGCTTTTTATTCATCTGGTAAATGGTTAATGAATAGCTACCGGGAGCCACACGGGAGACTGGAGACTCCAGACTGGAGCAAAACCCATGAAAGACTTATACTGCGAGAGGCTTATTCTTCAAGGTTCTTATATACTGGTCTTTGTCGAATGTTGTGTGTCAGGTCCTTGCACAAGAGCTCTAGCAAATAGAAATATGCTCTACACATGAGGAAATTAATGTACGCCAAATcacagagttgagttcaggccTGTCCCAGCTATCTAATAGGGACCTCGGGAGTCACACTGTTACGTGCTGAAGTTTTCCCATGGGGATCAAGAGCCCTCTGTAGTCTGCCTCTCAGAGTAGCTAGGAAACTTTAGTAGTTCTAGAAATCTATGGCTCTCTAGAAGAAACTCAAACACCTTCCTGGAAATTTATACTCAGCCACTGTGGCTGAGAGAGGAggatcaagtttgaggccaacctgggctacatggcaagaccGGTGTGCATAAGAATCACTGTGCATAAGGGCTTAGAGCTTTTGTTGTCTGTCCAAAGGGAGATAAGTGGGGATAAATGTTTGTTCTTCTTTTGCAGTGGCCAGAACCCCGTTCCCAGTCAGAAGTTTCCAGTGCCTGACAGTGTGCTGAGCATGTTCCCCAGCACAGAGGAAAGACCTGAGGATGACAGTGCAAAGCATGGGGGTCGCATTCGAACCTTTCCCCATGAGCGGGGCAACTGGGCCACCCACATCTACATACCGTGTGAGTCACTTCCTAATGGCAAATGgtgaagacaaaaaaacaaaaacaaacaaacaaaaaaaaaaccaaaaacaaaaaaccaacaacaagtGCCTTTAGCTATGACTAGGTAGAGGAAATCAGGGCCCCTGTGTGCTGGACTCATGTCCCACCCCAGCCCTGAGAAGGTGACAGATCACCTCACTGCTGAATTAGACCCTCTTGCACTGGGTGTTCTGTAAGTTACTGGGCGTCTTACCGTCTTCACTTCTGTACCTCTAACGTGGGGGTGATAGTATCTATCTCTTTGGAAGATTAAATCAGATCATCTATGCCAAATTCTTAGCACCGAAAAGTGGTGACTCTGATTTTGTGTAGACACACCCATTATCAGTGTCTGCCATCCAGAGTGCTACATTACTCATAACCAATGAAcccactttgttgttgttgttttgtgggggtttttttgttttgggtttttcttgtttgtttgttttgggtttttgaggcagggtttctccatgttttgttttgttttgttttgtttttttcgagacagggtttctctgtgtagtcctggctgtcctggaactcactctgtagaccaggctggcctcgatctcagaaatccgcctgcctctgtctcccaagtgctgggattaaaggtgtgtgccaccaccacctggcctgagcCCATATTATAATCACCAAACTTCACAGTTTgtattttaactaattttttttttttatgtatatgagtgctctatctgcacatacagctgcatgccagaagagggcatcagatcccattacagatgtttgtgagctaccatgtggttgctgggaactgaactaaggatttctagaagagcaaccagtgctcttaacctctgagctatctctccagccccatggctaATTTTTGATGTTGTACATTCTATGAGTTTGGACAAACTTAAAAGATGTGCATCTATAGTATCATGTAGAGTAATGTTACTGCTGTAAGAATCCTTCATGCTCAGCTTAGCCATCCCTGCCCTCCACCAACTGTCTGTTCCAACAAATTTGCCATCTCCAGAGTGTCACAGAATTGGGGTCATTCAGTATATAGCCTTTCACATGGCCTCTTTGGAGTAATAGAGTGCATTCAAGGCTCCTCTGGGCCTTGTCACATATTGATAGCATATTTCTCATTAACTAACATTTCATTGTCTGGCTCTACCACAGTTCACCTACTAAAGGAGATTTTGGCTGTTCCTAAATATGAGCAGATATGCATAAAAATGCATTAGGctggcctggtgtggtggcacatgcctttaatctcaggtttgggaggtagaggcaagtggatctctaagttctaggccagccagagttatatagggagaccctgcctcaaaaaataaattaaaataaaatatgtgtgtgcatgtgtgtgtccttgCATGTGTGCCACAGGCTTTTGTGAGGACATGTTTCAGCAGCTTCTTTGTGTAAATGATAAGGAATGTGACAGtatgtttaagtttttttt
Above is a window of Arvicanthis niloticus isolate mArvNil1 chromosome 18, mArvNil1.pat.X, whole genome shotgun sequence DNA encoding:
- the Znf319 gene encoding zinc finger protein 319, whose protein sequence is MSESWQQPPQTQPQQPQAPQPQHHAEPPPALAEHTLSPGTAENPLGCAVYGILLQPDPGLQPPQHAPLQAGEPGPKCGVCGHDLAHLSSPHEHQCLAGHDRSFQCTQCLKIFHQATDLLEHQCVQAEQKPFVCGVCKMGFSLLTSLAQHHSSHTGMVKCSICDKTYKPAEAAEPATTTAPSLPSAPPPANVAPVEQPEKPYSCPICQKPFKHLSELSRHERIHTGEKPYKCTLCDKSFSQSSHLVHHKRTHSSERPYKCAVCEKTFKHRSHLVRHMYAHSGEHHLFRCNVCELHFKESSELLQHPCTPSGERPFRCGECQKAFKRPSDLRQHERTHSAERPFKCDLCPMGFKQQYALMRHRRTHKTEEPFKCGLCEKGFGQPSHLLYHQHVHTLETLFKCPVCQKGFDQSAELLRHKCLPTSTERPFKCPVCNKAYKRASALQKHQLSHCAAAEKPLRCTLCERRFFSSSEFVQHRCDPAREKPLKCPDCEKRFKYASDLQRHRRVHTGEKPYKCPNCDKAFKQREHLNKHQGVHAREQQFKCVWCGERFLDVALLQEHSAQHSAAAAAAEGAYQVAACLP